A region of Anticarsia gemmatalis isolate Benzon Research Colony breed Stoneville strain chromosome 18, ilAntGemm2 primary, whole genome shotgun sequence DNA encodes the following proteins:
- the insc gene encoding spindle orientation adaptor protein inscuteable, with amino-acid sequence MSNFQRTRSKVWWGDSPPNVGSPVAQPEWNRNRNEWEPQLPHWIANPPEQQRNNSTEDIAQPIQINQWPLRHGSPGSHKSQDSGFSDSDSSPPPSQYYQSPESSDNNKSSSSSDSNNNQNVTVKQAVDFQNTPQSKDVCDARMADDVSCGMPTPKPRLRSSSVIQTPYDLQKYCEIHHDEEHMELLKDKDAENVNLNKSEQKYPAPKNINNEKSNKENSKNVLNNSANNKLKAKVENKKETNVSPQTNVSKKENNIPNKSAIQKDTKEVPVKNINIISPSKKYPVKKSFISSTDSDSTKVIKLAKVKDLETSKNKSEESLEYLKLEDNNQIAVNNQPRNRTPISNVPYVPTERITPPKVEYTRSLSNEENIPIATTPKFQRNRLNKSLNFEAQRLDQQILDIQEGYHSLGYIDEDEPNQDMSYENEQIHKPTKAILGKNIMDSLHLKPTKKAGPKAKQRMATKAEKTKDMFRIFPKKEKPTVVDTRAGGHLEGSRVPSLGLPRVKEQDSWVIVGHPEELLIPHYNERLIGGENDLKANDKPEDDYLKNGRLTPPPQFQDKQKTPYETDSKTNKNLTHDSKREKLKAEMDFMDVQMNLACTSTPKMLTPHEIMDVPKSDRKSTRRVNLLENFNSGIVLNNQNEILYRERSIDQTTLERLCERKPEPVQSWLCDLVGSCENECMTTLQSKPLGAEMKALVTASSATITGNIKKVQTHGQIIVHQYSDVLRQIESGQSSEEQICLLVANINEFVLAHSITLNTKPPGETPERWDKIKKSLQLYLQKLIDVGEDVKVELNESRPEWSLILKHLDMLIDIFLETTKAVLVQQMKTLVSIIEEPPSDMILKSTLTSIGHLAMLSDTTEASLHEKCARIMKNITELPFVDCAVPRALLTAIIETNKSSIKALSLRALATVCVNGDAVKQFEEGGGIEILSDILSDRSNPEPQMREAITVLTQITAPWLRGHYDLTQLHLYLNTIVENITGILSRTECCQLLLLCTACLVNLVRELELERKDEELQSDIVEVFTKNRTVERLLEAVKKRGPNISVFLQEQTASLLASLSRIPRCILLLSRVAAASVALVCFARSAPAAAARAAERRAQARLHCHAAEAIARLSVIPDVAHQIVQLEGVPHLTRLVRLQRTRPHLDTNPDQTLIHCLKALRIIHKHHPDAFEDQKDVEEMVRPHLMESLMLFSAKQESYV; translated from the exons ATGTCCAATTTCCAACGAACGCGCAGCAAGGTGTGGTGGGGTGACTCTCCGCCCAACGTTGGAAGTCCAGTGGCCCAGCCCGAGTGGAACCGAAACCGAAACGAGTGGGAGCCCCAGCTGCCTCACTGGATAGCCAACCCGCCCGAACAACAAAGAAACAATAGCACCGAAGACATTGCGCAACCTATACAGATAAATCAATGGCCTCTGCGTCACGGCAGCCCCGGCAGCCATAAAAGTCAAGATTCCGGCTTCTCTGACTCTGACAGCTCGCCCCCACCTTCACAGTATTATCAGTCGCCAGAGTCGAGCGACAACAATAAATCGTCAAGTAGTAGCGATTCGAACAACAATCAAAATGTTACTGTAAAACAAGCGGTTGATTTTCAAAACACGCCGCAGAGCAAAGATGTTTGCGATGCTCGGATGGCGGACGACGTCAGTTGTGGCATGCCCACGCCGAAGCCACGACTTCGCAGCAGCAGTGTCATACAAACTCCATATGACTTGCAGAAGTATTGTGAAATACATCATGATGAAGAACATATGGAACTTTTGAAGGACAAAGACGCTGAAAatgtaaacttaaataaatcgGAACAAAAGTATCCGGCACCGAAGAATATTAACAATGAAAAATCGAATAAAGAAAACTCgaaaaatgttttgaacaatAGCGCCAACAATAAGCTTAAAGCTAAAGTTGAAAACAAGAAGGAGACCAATGTCTCACCTCAGACTAACGTAAGTAAGAAAGAGAATAACATTCCAAACAAAAGTGCAATACAAAAAGATACCAAAGAAGTACcagttaaaaacattaatattataagtccCTCTAAGAAGTATCCGGTCAAGAAGTCGTTTATATCGAGTACTGATAGCGATAGCACCAAAGTTATTAAACTAGCGAAAGTGAAAGACTTGGAGACTAGTAAGAATAAATCTGAGGAGAGCttagaatatttgaaattaGAGGATAATAACCAGATCGCTGTGAACAATCAGCCGAGGAATCGTACACCGATATCTAATGTACCTTATGTGCCAACTGAGAGGATCACACCACCGAAAGTAGAATACACACGTAGCTTATCAAACGAGGAGAATATTCCGATAGCAACCACTCCTAAATTCCAAAGAAATAGACTGAACAAATCATTAAACTTTGAAGCTCAGAGGTTAGACCAACAGATTCTAGACATTCAGGAAGGTTATCATTCTTTAGGATACATAGACGAAGACGAACCAAACCAAGACATGTCTTATGAAAATGAGCAAATTCATAAACCAACAAAAGCCATCCTTGGCAAGAACATCATGGATAGCCTGCACCTAAAACCAACTAAAAAGGCGGGACCAAAAGCCAAACAGCGAATGGCAACAAAAGCTGAAAAGACAAAAGATATGTTCAGAATATTTCCTAAGAAAGAAAAGCCAACAGTAGTTGATACTCGTGCTGGTGGTCATTTGGAAGGTAGTCGAGTACCTTCACTCGGTCTACCAAGGGTTAAGGAGCAAGATTCTTGGGTCATAGTGGGTCACCCAGAAGAATTGTTGATACCACATTATAACGAACGATTGATTGGTGGTGAAAACGACTTGAAAGCAAATGACAAGCCAGAGGACGATTACCTAAAGAATGGCCGTCTCACACCGCCCCCACAATTCCAAGATAAACAGAAAACTCCTTACGAAACTGATTCTAAGACGAATAAGAACTTAACACATGATTCTAAGAGAGAGAAGTTAAAAGCTGAGATGGATTTCATGGACGTTCAGATGAACTTAGCCTGTACCTCTACTCCTAAGATGTTGACACCTCATGAGATTATGGATGTTCCAAAAAGCGATAGGAAAAGTACTCGAAGAGTgaatttattagaaaacttcAATAGTGG GATAGTACTAAACAACCAGAACGAAATCCTCTACCGGGAAAGATCAATAGATCAGACCACACTAGAGCGTCTTTGTGAGCGTAAACCTGAGCCGGTTCAGTCCTGGTTGTGTGACTTAGTCGGTTCATGTGAGAACGAGTGCATGACGACGTTGCAGAGCAAGCCTCTAGGAGCTGAGATGAAGGCACTGGTGACTGCCAGCTCGGCGACTATCACTGGGAATATCAAAAAGGTGCAGACGCACGGACAGATTATTGTGCATCAGTATAGTGATGTTTTAAG GCAAATTGAAAGTGGGCAGTCTAGTGAAGAGCAGATATGTTTGTTAGTAGCAAATATCAATGAGTTTGTGCTAGCACATAGCATTACTTTGAACACGAAGCCGCCTGGAGAGACGCCGGAACGATGGGACAAGATAAAGAAGTCTTTGCAGCTGTATCTACAGAAACTAATCGATGTGGGCGAGGACGTCAAAGTGGAATTGAATGAAAGTAGACCGGAATGGAGTCTGATATTGAAGCATTTGGACATGCTCATTGATATATTCTTGGAGACGACAAAAGCTGTTCTAGTTCAGCAGATGAAG ACTTTAGTATCAATCATCGAAGAGCCCCCATCGGACATGATCTTGAAAAGCACGTTAACCTCTATCGGGCACCTGGCCATGTTATCGGACACGACCGAAGCCTCTCTGCATGAGAAATGCGCTCGCATCATGAAAAACATCACGGAGTTACCGTTTGTGGACTGTGCAGTGCCTAGGGCTTTGTTGACAGCGATTATTGAGACGAACAAGAGTTCTATAAAAGCGTTGTCTTTAAGAGCGCTGGCAACTGTCTGTGTTAATGGCGACGCGGTGAAACAGTTTGAAGAG GGTGGTGGCATAGAGATCCTATCAGACATTCTATCGGACCGTTCGAACCCGGAGCCACAGATGCGCGAGGCGATCACCGTGCTCACGCAGATCACGGCGCCCTGGCTACGAGGACACTACGACTTGACGCAGTTGCACCTGTACCTTAACACTATTGTCGAGAATATTACTG GTATCCTATCTCGCACGGAATGCTGTCAACTGCTGCTGCTCTGCACGGCGTGCCTCGTGAACTTGGTGCGTGAGTTGGAACTGGAGCGGAAAGATGAGGAGTTACAATCTGACATCGTGGAAGTGTTCACTAAGAACCGAACTGTAGAACGTCTGCTAGAGGCTGTCAAGAAACGGGGACCGAACATCTCTGTGTTCTTGCAA gAACAAACAGCGTCACTTTTAGCATCGTTGTCCCGCATCCCGCGCTGCATCCTGCTGTTGTCGCGCGTGGCCGCGGCGAGCGTGGCGCTAGTGTGCTTCGCGCGCAGTGCTcctgccgccgccgcccgcgccgccgagCGACGGGCACAGGCCAGACTACACTGTCATGCCGCGGAAGCTATTGCTAG GTTATCCGTAATACCAGACGTAGCTCACCAGATCGTACAACTGGAAGGAGTTCCGCACCTTACCCGGCTGGTAAGGTTGCAGAGAACCCGTCCCCACCTGGACACAAACCCGGACCAGACCCTCATACACTGTCTGAAAGCTCTCAGGATAATACATAAACACCATCCCGATGCGTTTGAAGACCAGAAAGATGTAGAAGAAATGGTTCGACCACATTTGATGGAGTCTTTAATGCTGTTTTCGGCTAAGCAAGAGAGCTATGTGTAA
- the LOC142980530 gene encoding MIT domain-containing protein 1-like, translating to MNIESAAVNILKRGVELDTKKRYTEALVCYQEGLQILVDKMKGEHDESTRSYLRKKVEEYMNRAEAIKKLVLQQKEAGQFHEQVHIENNSTGHSYKTLFGRFLDDDVEFVVVEDPYIRSFHQCQNFLRLAELLVKSCTNIRHIELITSKDNRSEGDQREWFSNLSNDLSKYRVKLSVKFSETLHDRQITLSSGWIIKIGRGLDFFKAPENKFCLGVYDLDLRPCHETTVDIVHSKNVKQSYG from the exons atgaaTATAGAAAGTGctgctgtaaatattttgaagcgTGGTGTAGAACTAGACACCAAGAAACGATACACCGAAGCTCTTGTTTGTTACCAAGAAGGCCTACAAATATTAGTGGACAAAATGAAAG GTGAACATGACGAGTCCACAAGGTCATATCTTAGGAAAAAAGTGGAGGAATACATGAACAGAGcagaagcaataaaaaagttagttttacaacagaaagAGGCTGGACAGTTTCATGAACAAGTACACATAGAGAATAATTCTACAGGACATAGTTATAAGACTTTATTTGGAAGGTTTTTAGATGATGATGTTGAGTTTGTTGTTGTTGAAGACCCTTATATTCGAAGTTTTCATCAG TGTCAAAACTTCCTCAGACTAGCTGAACTCCTAGTTAAATCATGTACAAACATAAGGCACATAGAGCTGATCACTTCCAAAGACAACAGATCTGAAGGTGACCAGAGGGAATGGTTCTCAAATTTATCCAATGACTTGTCTAAATACAGGGTAAAACTCAGTGTGAAGTTCTCTGAAACATTACATGATAGACAGATAAC ctTAAGTTCCGGTTGGATAATAAAAATAGGGAGAGGTCTAGATTTCTTCAAAGCTCCGGAGAACAAGTTTTGTTTGGGAGTTTATGACTTAGATCTAAGGCCATGTCATGAGACCACTGTGGATATAGTACACTCTAAGAATGTTAAACAATCCTATGGTTGA